Genomic DNA from Telopea speciosissima isolate NSW1024214 ecotype Mountain lineage chromosome 2, Tspe_v1, whole genome shotgun sequence:
TCTCAATCTCCACGGAATTGAACTAGaatagaagaaacaaaaaacaagcaGTTGATCGAGGAGTAGCTAAATGCGATGGAACCAACAGTAGTTCTTTCAATCTCAAACAAGGTCTCATGGGTTCCTCTCATCTTTGTTCTTTTGTTGAATTGCTTCGCGCTATTAAGATCAGAAGCTCAAACCTTACCAGATGATGAAGGTGCGCACTTACATTAATAACTCAATCATATCACTCTTTTCCAGCAAAAAATTAAATTCTCTCTTGAAATTTCATTCGATTCTGTTTAAGAGTTTGGGTTGATTAAACATCGTTTCTTTCCATTTATCTTTCGGAAGAGTCACTCTTCTTCCTTCACTATTTCAATTTGAACTAAtttctttggatccagatcttctacggcgtggGCTGCCCTGTCCTACGTAGACACAAGGGCGCGCGAccgactgccttacccctgcctcgAGTGCCTTGCCCGAACGGAGATAGGGCGTCATGCGTGCGGCCCTGTGTCTGCACATCACAGGCAGGACACAACAGcagcgccgtagaagatctatGTTGAATTTCTTTTCGTTTTATTAATTATCTATAAACTCTTAACAATATTACTTCTTAGAGTTGAAGTCCGCCACCTTCTctgcattgttttttttttgtaacaaaCGGTTTGATCGAATTCTCACGTTCCATGCATGTTATCGATAATGTTTTTACATTCCAAATCCCTCTATACCACAGTATCAAACACacataaacacacacacataacGGATGGCCTGCATAATTAAATTCTTGATGTTTGCATTgatcagtttttatttttttggtatgtgTAAAATCTGGTTTGAGTCGAATTCTCCAGTAGAAATCCATGCATGTTATCGATAATGTTTTTACATTCCAAATCCCTCTACTACAAAGATCAAACACACACAACAATGATGGCCTGCATAATTAAATTGTTGATGTTTGCATTGATCAAAATgttcttccttcatcttctccattgtTTCGTCTGTACTGGAAGAGTCAACACTTTCTATCACATTCTCACAAAATAGATTCCATCAACGctgtgagttgttcacgtacACTCAGCCTTCTAACATTTCCTGCACATTTTTTAATCAATCTTTCATTTGAATATgttcttccttcatcttctccattgtTTCGGCCCTACTTGGAAGGAGTCAACACTTTTTTCTTCACCCCCATTCATACCCTGTTTCAATAATTACATacagggaagcagttttctatacaggagtgtggtctacgccagcactcccatgtgtttatctctctcctccttaaaacaaggtggtagaggtgtctttccacatgggaaggagagagatagactcatgggagtgctggcgtaggacagagatctttttcccttacatTAATTCATCATGGACCCATTTGTTTGATCGAGACTTAGGTGGGGTAGGAGAATTGGGGTGGAAAATTATTGATGTGGCACCTCAAAATCCTACCTCaattttgtttgtttaacttaggatggtgaacttacaaaagtttAGGGAACAACGTTTTGCTTTGTTGATTGATGTGTCATTTGAAATTCTCATTTTTATATCCAAGTATCGTTGAGGAGGCACTTGAAATTCCCACCTTGATACTAAACAAAGTctcacaaaaaacaaaagattttgatttttcatgggaaaagtaaaaCTCCCAACCCTGTTCCCCAACTCACTACACCGTCAAATAAACAGGATGTTTCCACAGATACATCTTATATTAATACTACCCTACATGTACTCGTGatgtaatttcttttctttatttattcccTCTCTCCAAAGTCCAAAGTTGAGTCAGTCCACATATACGTACGGTCTTTACCAACACTTATCTTATTTGTTATTTGTTGACATAAGAGTCCTTATCTCACACAAGTTTTGAGCAAGGACCTTCATGTGCCAGGGTTGAACAAATCTACCTTTTGAATATGTCCAAAAACTTCTAGATGAACATGAGTTCTCCAATTTGATATCAACAATTCTTTggttaactttttatttttgggaattggagaGGTTTAATAGGGATAGGGATGGGATAGGCTCCAGTGGTTTGAATTCAATGATCTTTTATTTGAGGAATTGGTCTTTGCCAATCGAGTTGATCCTTGGGGTAAACGTGGTTAAACTTTTGGGTACTGGTGTCTTTGTGTGTTTatcaatatgaaaaaaaaagagaaagttctttgtccgAGAGTATGGCCTACGACAGCACTCTCTATCTATTTCCTCTTCAAAATAAGagggcagatgtgtcttttcacgtgagaaggaaagagatagactcatgggagtgctagcataagccacactcccggacagagttctttttaaaaaaaaataataaaaaaaacctttgtTTTTTGCAGCATGAAGTCAAGGACAAAATTTTACTGCTATCCAAGTTGCAGAGATGTTCCTACTACTCAATTCACAGccaaagaaaaggaataaaaaattatattttggaaaataataTAACCTATGAGagtatttgtgaaccctaaggggaagtaaattattccatttctttggttgcAAGCCCAGGCAGCGGGAACATTCCTACAACCTTGGTagcaacaaatttttttcctgAAGCCAAGGGCCAATCACAGgcttagagaaaaaaaaaccatgtaTATATAACCTCATAATAGAAAATCAGAGGTCGATCTTATCAAATTGGTATccatagtcttcttcttcttcttgtttttttttattttaagttattcATGTAGTAAATGATAAATATTCTTTACATTCCAATTTTCTCTCATTAATGTGAATctcatcttaaaaaaaaaaaaaaaaaattttggaaagtGAGTTAAGTAGAGGTTAATACTTATGATATAGTAACTAACCAACAAGTTTATCATGGTAATTAATTGACAGTACAAGCACTGAAGAGCATAGCGACGAAATTGAACAATAACTATTGGAATGTGAGTTCAAATTCCTGCAGTGGAGGTGCAGGGTTAAACGTGACAATTGACTCTGAAAGCTTCAGCAATGTTAATTGTAACTGCTCCACTACTGTTTGCCATATCACAAACATGTAATGCTTCCAACTTCTTCCAAcgtttttttagcttatgtttGGTGTTATAAGTATTAATAAGATGTTTAATTTCCTCTCTTCACCTTCTTTTTCATTCCTTGATTCCTTTGAATTTCAGTCAGCTAAAGGCGTTAAACCTCACTGGAGTTTTACCTGAAGAATTTGCTAATCTTTCCTATTTGCAAGAAATGTAAGTCATCCTCTTCCCTAGTGAACTAGTTTTGACAGTTTGATATGACCTAGAGTACTGGGCCTCAAGCCTTTTGGTTGAGGCTTGTGTGGGTCCTTTGTAGCGCGACACAACGTGTAGCGCACTATCTAATGGTCTCCGTGcgcacgcagcccaacacataGGTGGGTTGTTGGGCTACGTGCCCGTGCGCTACAGACCATCAGATGGTGCGCTACACGCTGTGTCGCGCTACAAAGGAGCCCCACGCGTATTTTCATTGTCTTTTATAGCTTTAGGAGCACttgtttttttggataaacAACGCTTTATTGATAAGAACGAATAAATACACGTAAATTTTGACTTACAAGCTTCATGAAACCTTAGAATGACAGTGGTCAAACAGTTCCACACTTTATAACTTAAGAAAGTGGTCATAAGTTATACGACATTCACCCAGAAAAAATTTTCCCGCAAACTTGTCAATAATCGTGTGCTTCGAACTTGGTCATGTGGCCAGCGTGGCTCTTGCGTCTAGTCACAGACCGCCTTGCCCCCATTAAAAGGCAAAGTTTCGCCCGGATCGATGCTTACTTGTacactcccattggccagcGTGCAcgtgcaggctctagaggcccaggcaACGTTCACTCACCCATTTTTAAAATACCGTTTCTAATCGGAGTGGATTCCATTTCGACATCTGCGATTACGGGCAGCAGAAAAATTCTTCTGCCCGGAGAAGGGGAGAGGGTTTGgcgccatttttttttttttttggtttcttccaACCGGCATATGAACTGAGAGTGAAGCATGTTTTTGTGAACAGAGACCTCAGCCGAAACTATCTGAATGGATCAATTCCTACTCGTTGGGCTCAGATCCCTCTCGTCATCATGTGAGTTACTTATTTTTCCACCTCTTCTACTCCTCTCttgcatttttagtttttagctCTTAAGTTGCTTGGTTTCAATTTTTCACAGAACCTTTTATTTAGGATATCCAACCTAACAGAAACTGTGGTGCATTGCAGCTCTCTTTTGGGAAACCGCATCAGTGGGTCAATTCCTAAGGAGATTGGTGACATCGCTACGCTGGAGCAGCTGTGAGTATCGATAACCTAAGCTTCTTGGAAAGTGATGACAGTGAAATGATGCATAAACCGATTTTCTTATTCAAATTGTCATTTACAGGGTCTTGGAAGATAACGAACTCGAAGGAGCCCTTCCTCCGGAGCTTGGTAATTTATCACGATTGAAGAGATTGTaagctttctcttctcttcttattcCATTGCTTCCGTTCATTCGTATAGTTTAGGTGAATATTTTGCACATTCCTCTGAAGAAATTTGTGTTTGACAAATAGTTTCTGTTCAAGGAACCCATTTTATTCTTATAGTATCTAGTAGATGGATTTCGCAAATAGTTTCTGTTCAAGGAACCCATTTTATTCTGATAGGATCTAGTAGATGGATTTTGCAAATAGTTCTGTTCAAGTAACCAATTTTATTCAAATAGTATCTAGTAGATGGATTCAAGTTGTAGCCTTTGAAACCAATTTGCCCAAAGTTGATATTTGACCAAAGAGCATGGTACAACTTGAGATTAGGTAAGGGTATTGCATTGGCAAATATTTTGCAAGTAGCCGTAACTCTTttagtttaaaacgaaaatagGAAACAGAAGGGGTAGATCATGTCTAGGAACATTGATAATCTGGAATCagccaaggaaaagaaaagctaTCACAATTGATTCTTGTTGTTTTCCCCCCTTTCCACTCATACTATGGcctaaaagaataagaaaatttGTACATATCTTCTGAATATCCCACATTACTGAGCTTGTTTAACAATGGGTCCGACATGGATGTAACAGAGTGATGAAGTTGGTGATCATAGCAGTTGCTAGGGACAAAAGATCCTTGAGTCCCTTGAGCATTGACAGAAAAAAGACCCCCAGGGTGGAAAGAGTCCTTAGATGCTAGAGCAGAATCATGATGACTTTTTAAGGCAGGGTaaaactcccccccccctcccctttctgCTTCATTTTTAAATAGGTAGTAAGTGAATGGAGCCTTAAAACAGAGAATTCATGTTTGGTGGttagaaaaaaggggggaaaaccCATCTATCTAATGGTCAGGATCTGCTTTGATTTCAAAGACTACATTGAAACAGTAACCTTTGGTCTCATTGAGGTTTTGAAAAGTCCATTTGTTAAACTTTCTAAAGTTAAACAAACATCCAGAGGGTTAAGACCTACTGTATCAAAAATTGAACTGTTGATTGAGTCATTGAGGAATGTAGATAAACTGCTATGTGATGAGGTGAAGTTTCACTATTGGCAGCAAAACAATGTGGTTAAGAAATTCAATAAGATACAAGACAGCGGTATGAGAGAATCCAATGCTGGTCAGAATAGTTTGCGTACAGTCTAATTTGTTACCATAAAGAATCAACAGCAGTCCACAATAATCTGCAGAGAATAGGCACAATAGGTAGctgtatttgatgcatagttgtcatggtgtctaggcgacccaaggagTTGGAGAGGGGCCAAAATCAAGGCGTCACCAACTACCCGACCAAGGtgtccaaggcgcccaagtcgaccaaggcgtttggacgcctaggcgatgccttgacaactatgatttgaTGATCTAAGGGTGTCTGTTATTGTAAATGTTGACACAGGTGAATTCACGAGATGCTCAAATTTGCTTCAAGTTTTCTCTTCATAAGGTTCATGATACCTTCTTGTTTTCTCAAGGCATGTATACAACCTTACTTGTTAAAGGGTTAATATGGGTTCATATGACGTGAGGAGATCTAAATGCTAAAGACAAACTAGGAATTTAGTCAGGTGATGGCAAATTCACAAAGGTATAAGATTATTTCACAACACAGATAGTGTAGATTTTTCGGTAAAATAACTTAGGAAATTTGTTCCTCTTATCCACCATAGCCAAATTAATTTACATCTCATGACAGCAAAACTTCATTGGTAACCTCTGCTCATCCCAATTGTAGTATGAAGTGATATTTCAAGTGTTTGTTGCAATCATGAACCAACTGTAAGTCTTTTGTTTGTGGATTTTATGTGCAGACAGAGGATCATAAAAAAGGAGATCTTGAGAGAGGGTTTTGCCTTTATTTACTGaaattgtttattttattttttgtcttcagCTCTTATCTATTATTACCTTCTTGTGGTTATGCTAATTCGTCCCCAACTTGTTTACGTGGCGCAAATGTTATTAATCTCCGTGTGTTGGTTTTACTCCAGGCACATATCTGCTAGCAAGATATTAAGGCATCAAATTTTCCAATTTACTAAGTGGGACACTATTATCACCGTTTATTtatacttccttttttttcattttcatgaaCACTTCTTTTTTTATGGGTAGAATTTCATGAATACTTACTGAAACACAAGGAACTGCAAGCAACAGTGCTAATGACTTATTTTGTTACTCTTTTCTTGTAACTATTTTCTGTggataaataagagattttCAATTTCATTAGGGGAATGGGTGAGAGAGAAGGGATGGTGGCTAGAGTGAGCTAAGAAATCTCCATCTTCATTGCTTGGTAGGAATATGACTAAAATCTTGTGGCCTAAGTATCATTAAGCTTATCAGTGTAGTAATTTGATTGCAGATTGTTAATTCTATAAAAGAAATAGTGGTTatgtaattattattattgttgtacCATCATCATTCAATATCTTATTATTTTTACTATTACTATTTAAATGAACTCATCATATATTGCTTTCTTACTCTTGCAGCCTTGCTTCTGCGAACAATTTCAACGGAACTATACCAGAAACATATGTCAAACTTACTAGCTTGAATGATTTGTAAGTTGGAGGTAGTTGTTTAGATAGATTAAACTTTTGATATAATGAATGCCTGAACTGTCTTGTTATTTGCAGTAGGATAGATGGGACTGGCATCTCTGGGAAGATCCCTTATTTCATTGGGAACTGGACGGAACTTGATAGACTGTGTGTACCATATTTTTACCAacctatcttctatttttttcatttgataAATTTAGACAAATATATGAAGTTTTTTGCTATTATCTGGAGATATATTTTATGCGCTTCTTCAAACTGTCTATTGCAGTGATATGCAGGGCACGTCCTTGGAGGGCCCTGTTCCTTCTAATATCTCCCTCTTGAAAAACCTAACTCAACTGTGAGTGCACCTTCGAAAACTTCTAAAAATGTTGTAAGACCTTTATTGTGGTTATGAACTGAGGTAGAATATTGAAGGATTGACTGAGGTGTGATTTAATGTATTTTGGGTTTCAGGAGGGTATCTGACCTTGATGGAATAAATATGAGTTTTATTTTCCCCGATTTGCAGGATCTGACATCTATAAATGAATTGTGAGTTCCCCCTTTCAGTTGAAGGAATTTATTGTGACCTGAAAGATGGATGCACTTTATGGCATAGCATTAGCATAAGTCATTTTGTCAGTGGTTATGTCTGCTCATGAGGACTTGGTTTTCTTTGGTGTTGTAGGGTACTGAGAAATTGCTCCCTTACGGGTGCAATCCCAGAATACATTGGAAAACTGATGCCAAATTTAAAAACTCTGTGAGTTTCATTAGATGGAATTTCTCCCCTTGATGCTTGGCTTCATAAGCTTCTTTTATAAATTGCTggttggaatttgctaaaaaaTAAGCCATCAGAAATCAGTATTTGGCTTTTTTCAATTCTGTTTCATATTCTCATCCCAAATTGATGGAATAAACAATCTACTATGGTGATTTATGGTTATGGTCTGTGACTATCAGAACTCATGCCATGGATTACTTTTATGTCTAATTCTACCACTCTACCCTGATTTTAAGTTGAGTAACTTAAAGGATAAATAGGAGCAAGATGACCTTCTTTTGTTCAGGGGAAAATAAGCATTTATTGATTTGACATATTTACAGCATACTTGAAGTTTCAGAAGAGGAAATAAGTTTATGAATGACTCAATTTAGAAACAGTCGAAATGGATTTTGATCAGACTCTTCCAACTTTCTAAGAAATACTGAGGTTCACCACAATCCCAAAAACTGAAGTGACTCATCTACAACTCAAcacaactaagccttatcccaaccatATGGCTCTGCTACATGGGTCCTGTTTCTCCTttcaactctattcaaagccatacctGTTGTAAACCAAATCCATGCATGTCTTTTGTCACCTTTTCTCCTAAAATCGTTTTATGCGTAACTCATGCTCTTTTAACTCTTCCCATCTGAATTATATGACTCCTTAGGGATGCATTCAAAGGTCTTCGCTGCATGCTACAtcaaacaactttttttttttcaagtatcATGTGTCAAAGGTACTCCTAAATTACCTCTTATGTAtttattccttattttatttttcctagtttttccacttATCCGgttcaacatcctcatctcagcgacactaattttatttatattttgtttcttcaGTGCCCAACATTTAGCTCCATACTCATTGCTGTTCTTATAGCTACCCaataaaaatttccttttaagttttagtgGAATGTGTTGATCAGACAACATTCCAGAAGTGCCCCTTCCCTTCAGCCACCCTACTCTAATTCACTATGCAACATCAGCCTATATTTCtccatctttatttatgattaaacCTAGGTATCTAAAAATATCACTTTGAGGTATCTCCCTATCATCAATTCTCACCACCCCACTTTCAGTTCTACTTTTATTAGAAGTTGTTTATATTCAGCTTGTCCAAAAACTTTTTCATTCAAAAGTGTATGTCCATAATTCTAACTTTGCATTCATCCctgcttttttttcttccataaaaaATATTCCATCAGAGAAAAGCATACACAGAGTGTGCTAATCCTTAATATGTCTAGTCAACACACGCATGATTGGTGCACTAAAGTAATGAGTATTTTAAAGTTCAGTCAACTTGGACTTGTCTAATCTTTTAGCAGTGAAAAGGTCGACTCCTTCATTTCTTAGAGGAGTACTTGAAGAGTTCTTGGTCAACCATGGTAGCTTTTAACATAGTTCATTCTATCTTTGTGGTGCTAATTCCCCAGCCAAGATTAGAGCCTGGTATATACTTCAAATTATCCTTCTACAAGCTCATCTAACTCACTGCTGGCTTCTTTATTTCCTATTTGATTGATTTAGTTTTCCTTTCCTTTATATTATCATGTGGTTAATAAACTTGATCTCGCGATTGTCAAAACATAAGGTTACTTGACACTACACTAGTGCTTGATAAATCTGATGATTATAGGGTTACATTAGCTGCAGAGTTGGTAATTAAAGGCAGTTTCACTACTAACAGTAATTTCATTGATTAATTATATGAATCATAAATCTCTGGAGAGATATTAAGTGAACATCTTCATGAACTTAAATTGCTAAAGTTGACCCAACATTGGTTAGAACGTATCACAATCCCACCACTAAATTATACTATGGAGACAATCTTTCCTAGTTATGTTctgatgggattttttttttctttttccctttgtaGAGACCTGAGCTTCAACAGGTTGACTGGTCAAATTCCAGATTTTCAGAGTTCAGGGAATCTGCAATTTTTGTATgtaaatttctttattttcctcttaACTGtcattattttatattattcaTATGTGACTACTAGTTTTTCATTTGTATAATCAATTAAAGAAGCTTTTTCCCATTATTTGTGGTTACTTATGTTTCACACTTTATTGCACTAGTTGTTCATTTGTATAATCAATTCAAAAGCTTATCCCATTATTTGTGGTTACCTATGATTAGCACTTTATTGCACTTTGTCACTGGCATAGTCATAGGTCTCTGTTGCACAGGACAGGACCATCTAATTCAACTTTTCCTATCAATGATTCCTCTTAATATATCAATGATAAATTTCTTCATTCTAACGGTAGGCATTATATTGTTTATGGGCATAGGTTTCTCACTAACAATTTGCTGACTGGAGAAGTACCAGGTTGGTTATttacaaaagagaaaataaaaatgtgagTATTTCTGCTCATCAAAAGCTTTGAGTCGTGGTTCATAGGATCTTTTAACCTACATGTGACTTACCTTTGCGATGAATTTCACACTTGAGACATTATGGCAACCACTTTATGTCTCTTGGCTTATTATCTTTTTCATCAAGAAATACAGTACCATGACATGATACTGCTTTGTCTTACAGTAATTTATCCTACAACAATTTTACTGGATACGCCTCACAACCCAGCTGTGCGCAACAAACTACCGTGTATACTCAGTTCCCTGCATTATCTCTTTTGGATTTAAACCGTAGTTGGTTTTCTTATTTCCTTATGAAATTTTGTTTGCTCATTTCTTAACAGGAACACAATTGCCAGTTATTCATCTTCAGAAGATAACTCGTAAGTTTGTTGTTTCATGGAATGTTTATTTTTCTCGATTAATGAAACATATGAAGAATATGAATTCATCTGCGGAAACTTTTTGCAGAGTCGCTTGGTGCTTGAAAAAGGACCTCCCTTGCTCTGGGAAACCTAAATGTAATTGTAGAATCTCCTCACCTTTGAGATAACAAAACATTAGAACCTTTATTAAGGATTTACGAGTGGCCATCAGGAACTGATCATATATGAATACATTCCCTTGATTCCAATCACACATGCAGACCATTCATTGTTTATCAATTGCGGAGGCCCGTTGATGAATTTTGATGGGGAGGAATATGAAGATGATTCAGTACCTAGGGTGGAGGGTGCATCATACTTCTATCCTACTGACAGATGGGCTTCTAGCACTACAGGAGTCTTCTTGAGTAGAACAAATCCTCAGTACTTGACCACAAACATATCAGTGCTGAACATAACTGATCCATCCATATATATGACAGCCCGTGTTGCTCCTATCTCACTAAGATATTATGGCCTCTGCTTACGAAGTGGTAATTATACAGTGCAGCTCCACTTTGCTGAAATAATGTTTACAGAAGATCAGACATACAGCAGCCTTGGTAGGCGCATATTTGATGTATCAATCCAAGTGAGTGGCGAATAGATTGTTATCACTGATACTCCATTTATCATACCACTTCATTTTCCCCAATTAATTTCCCTCAGGAAACTAGATCTggttcctttatttttttttgtggtattTTAAAATTATCTTGTAGTTCAAACTAATTTTCCATTTACTTTCTGAAGAACATTGATGATACTTTTTTGATTGACACAACTTTCTTAACATTGTTTCGGTTTCTTGCAGGGAGAAGTCCGTTTGAAGGATTTTAATATTGCGGAGGAAGCTAAAGGGGTCGGTAAGAGCATCATTAAGAAATTTAATGATGTTATTGTCAATGGAAGTACTTTGGAGATCCACCTCTACTGGTCAGGAAAAGGAACTACTGCAATTCCCGATAGAGGAGTATATGGACCCCTTATATCAGCTATTTCAGTGACACCAAGTAGGTTATCTGcccacttttccttttccctcttcttACTCCTCATCATGATACTGTAACTTGCTTGATTGTGCAGACTTTGACCCGAACACTGGACTATCTGTTGGAGTTATTGTTGGTATCATTGCTGCTTCATGCATTTTCGTAGCATTAGTTTTAGTAATCCTTTGGGTGAAAGGTTGCCTGAGAGGGAAGGATCTCGATGACAAAGGTGAGGCGAATGGAACTAAAATTTGTGTTTGTAGCACGATGCATTGTCACAGCTTTCCTAGAATTTGTTGTGTGCTAGTTCATATGAATAAGCCATTTTAAATAGAAATCCTGGTGATTAATTAAGGTTAGATAAATTAAGATGTTAGATGTTGAGTGGGGAGGAGGTTGTGTGactaacaaaaaagaaacaaaataagaaaatgtaGGGTTTTCAGTTTTAGTCAACTAAGGAAACAAAAGTAATTCATTTTGGAGTAGTTTTAGGTTGAAAACAGAAAAGGATAATCAATTAAGGCGTTTGAGAACAAAGTAAAGAGGTTTTTAAGGAGTGTGATTCATGTAATGGATCTAAACAGGTATGAGGTAACCAAATGAAAGACATAACAGAAATGATTCAAGGGGAAAGGTCAGAGGCCTTACATCTCTGGTCTTTGTCATGTTTGGAGTTGCACTCTCCTTGAATCACGGATTGCAGGGTTGTACCACAAGAAATCCCATGTTGagatttctttaatatttttacTTAAGTTGAAGGCTTGGATTCATATATAaatgttgggagtgacccaaaatgccctgctcAGATCCCGGCTCGAGCGCGGcgagcgatgcgcgctggctggtgtgcaataaggaattaaagttgcactttccctcacaaggcgtcttttgggggattggcaagcgcttggttctacaattggtatcagagcaggtgattgcgagtttgagtctccccggtgccatgggtgctct
This window encodes:
- the LOC122652981 gene encoding probable LRR receptor-like serine/threonine-protein kinase At1g53440 isoform X3, which translates into the protein MEPTVVLSISNKVSWVPLIFVLLLNCFALLRSEAQTLPDDEVQALKSIATKLNNNYWNVSSNSCSGGAGLNVTIDSESFSNVNCNCSTTVCHITNIQLKALNLTGVLPEEFANLSYLQEIDLSRNYLNGSIPTRWAQIPLVIISLLGNRISGSIPKEIGDIATLEQLVLEDNELEGALPPELGNLSRLKRFLASANNFNGTIPETYVKLTSLNDFRIDGTGISGKIPYFIGNWTELDRLDMQGTSLEGPVPSNISLLKNLTQLRVSDLDGINMSFIFPDLQDLTSINELVLRNCSLTGAIPEYIGKLMPNLKTLDLSFNRLTGQIPDFQSSGNLQFLFLTNNLLTGEVPGWLFTKEKIKINLSYNNFTGYASQPSCAQQTTVNTIASYSSSEDNSVAWCLKKDLPCSGKPKYHSLFINCGGPLMNFDGEEYEDDSVPRVEGASYFYPTDRWASSTTGVFLSRTNPQYLTTNISVLNITDPSIYMTARVAPISLRYYGLCLRSGNYTVQLHFAEIMFTEDQTYSSLGRRIFDVSIQGEVRLKDFNIAEEAKGVGKSIIKKFNDVIVNGSTLEIHLYWSGKGTTAIPDRGVYGPLISAISVTPNFDPNTGLSVGVIVGIIAASCIFVALVLVILWVKGCLRGKDLDDKELQTGHFSLRQIKAATGNFDAANKIGEGGFGPVYKGTLSDGTVIAVKQLSSKSKQGNREFLNEIGMISALQHPNLVKLYGCCIEGNQLLLVYEYMENNSLARALFGREDQRMNLDWPTRHKICLGIAQGLAYLHEESRLKIVHRDIKATNVLLDKDLNAKISDFGLAKLDEEENTHISTRIAGTIGYMAPEYAMRGYLTDKADVYSFGVVALEIVSGMSNTNYRPKEDFVYLLDWAYVLQEQGNLLELVDPILGSNYPKEEALRMLDLALLCTNPSPSLRPTMSAAVSMLEGKIAVKAPLVKRSSGTEDMRFKALERFSLDSQTLYSSSSQESRMRNSVSTNGPWIDSSMSIHSKETQGSSSTNKLLPDLM